A single Bacillus sp. HMF5848 DNA region contains:
- a CDS encoding response regulator transcription factor — MKLMIVDDHPLVRRGLATILSSDGDTQLVGEAATIPEALRIIEQTLPDIILVDLNLSGSYGLDLVVEARKKGYPGKYVVLTSSAAEEDFKKAKEVNVDGFCLKEALPEELIYALQLIHKGRKYYDPAILELMMNMDTAGGKDKTEAALAELTPKELEVLKALGQGLSNRDIAEKLFISEYTVKKHVSQILSKLELTDRTQAALFANNKGLVQFIL, encoded by the coding sequence ATGAAGCTAATGATCGTCGATGATCACCCTTTAGTGCGAAGAGGATTGGCTACAATCTTAAGCTCTGATGGTGATACACAATTAGTAGGTGAGGCGGCTACAATTCCGGAGGCACTTAGAATAATTGAACAAACATTACCTGATATTATTTTAGTTGATTTGAATTTAAGTGGTAGCTACGGATTAGACTTAGTGGTAGAAGCTAGGAAGAAAGGCTATCCAGGTAAATATGTAGTACTAACATCTTCCGCAGCTGAAGAAGATTTTAAAAAAGCAAAGGAAGTTAATGTGGACGGCTTTTGTCTGAAAGAAGCTTTACCAGAAGAGTTAATCTATGCACTGCAATTGATTCATAAAGGTAGAAAGTATTATGATCCAGCCATACTAGAGTTGATGATGAATATGGATACCGCTGGAGGTAAAGACAAAACAGAAGCAGCCTTGGCAGAACTAACCCCTAAAGAATTGGAAGTTCTAAAAGCCTTAGGTCAAGGGCTATCTAATCGTGATATAGCTGAAAAACTATTTATCTCGGAATACACAGTAAAAAAACATGTTAGTCAGATTTTATCAAAGTTAGAATTGACTGATAGGACGCAAGCCGCTTTGTTTGCGAATAATAAGGGACTAGTTCAATTTATACTATAA
- a CDS encoding DUF1102 domain-containing protein, with product MKKSLLMVVAMLALSTVMAAFAFSSATIDNKESYLTVASTDNSLISLIPYGENEVGAKDQAVTIDGGELKIDLAKGNGGSFGIQGESRYNWDKFFQVKNNSKETVEFYMTKDGWGADKKVDVYLGGYNLNTPNEVKEFIWSSNNRNGKVTLQPGETANVYLDLYVEKGAKLQTNQATLTVHVNAK from the coding sequence ATGAAAAAATCTTTATTAATGGTAGTAGCAATGTTAGCTCTATCAACTGTAATGGCGGCTTTTGCATTCTCGAGCGCGACGATTGACAACAAAGAATCTTATCTAACAGTTGCTAGTACTGACAACTCTTTAATTTCATTAATTCCATATGGTGAAAATGAAGTCGGGGCAAAAGATCAAGCTGTCACAATTGATGGTGGAGAACTTAAGATTGATTTAGCAAAAGGAAACGGCGGTAGCTTTGGTATCCAAGGTGAAAGTAGATATAACTGGGATAAATTCTTCCAAGTTAAAAATAACTCTAAAGAGACTGTAGAGTTCTACATGACTAAAGACGGTTGGGGAGCAGATAAAAAAGTGGATGTTTACTTAGGTGGCTATAACTTAAATACACCTAATGAAGTTAAAGAATTCATTTGGAGTAGTAATAACCGTAACGGTAAAGTTACTTTACAACCTGGTGAAACAGCTAATGTTTATTTAGATCTTTATGTTGAAAAAGGTGCTAAATTACAAACAAATCAAGCTACATTAACTGTGCATGTAAATGCTAAGTAA
- a CDS encoding signal peptidase I, whose product MSKSFKVLFNFIFYFMILIIITSSLGAQFLNKPLIFSVIQSNSMYPLFQRGDMVVINQVNEDTEINVGDIYIFTSKEGELQTKGWIFHRIIEGSDTKGYITKGDNNDYTDQSYGNNVPIQREWIVSKAITLNQKPLVIPKVGFLTLWLGEWIKKLQGSSITIPILVVIITAIIGLSELIKKPAKKKSKKTNSESLYLFGGLTLSILVAGNLISTTQIYKLPYEVSSNSQGIIMGSDVGIMKQGEEKTIPLHEISHNGPLPLTITFTTNDSQLSLNQKAVRLSNGDTIQPELTVHANEVGQYTSRLYIGYFFPLLPKQLIYYLASINYWLAVGVVSLIPGLPIMLYPIFDSKLRRNMIKQVKRSFRKSRRKLSFT is encoded by the coding sequence ATGTCAAAATCATTCAAGGTTCTGTTTAACTTCATCTTCTATTTCATGATTTTAATTATAATTACTTCTTCTTTAGGTGCACAATTCTTAAATAAACCTCTAATTTTTAGTGTTATTCAATCCAACAGCATGTATCCCTTATTTCAACGTGGTGACATGGTTGTTATTAATCAGGTGAATGAAGATACTGAAATTAATGTTGGGGACATTTATATTTTTACATCTAAAGAAGGAGAACTTCAAACCAAAGGTTGGATTTTTCATAGAATTATTGAAGGGTCTGATACAAAAGGGTACATAACAAAAGGTGACAACAATGATTACACAGATCAGTCATACGGGAACAATGTTCCCATTCAAAGAGAGTGGATTGTTAGTAAGGCAATCACCCTAAACCAAAAACCTCTAGTCATACCGAAAGTAGGTTTCCTAACTCTCTGGTTAGGTGAATGGATTAAAAAGCTACAAGGAAGTTCCATTACTATTCCTATTCTCGTTGTTATTATAACTGCTATAATAGGCCTTTCAGAGCTTATTAAAAAACCCGCAAAAAAGAAATCTAAGAAAACGAATTCAGAAAGTCTATATTTATTTGGTGGTCTAACTCTATCCATTTTAGTAGCTGGTAACCTTATATCCACAACACAAATTTATAAACTCCCTTATGAAGTATCTAGTAACTCACAAGGAATTATTATGGGTAGTGACGTTGGTATCATGAAACAAGGGGAAGAGAAAACTATCCCGTTACATGAAATATCACATAATGGACCTTTGCCCTTAACAATCACATTCACAACAAACGATTCTCAACTCTCATTGAATCAAAAAGCTGTTCGTCTTTCAAATGGTGATACAATTCAACCAGAATTAACTGTTCACGCTAATGAAGTAGGGCAATATACATCTAGGCTATATATTGGATACTTTTTCCCACTCTTACCTAAGCAATTAATATACTACCTTGCTTCAATTAATTATTGGTTAGCAGTTGGCGTAGTCTCCCTTATTCCAGGTTTGCCAATTATGTTATATCCAATATTTGATTCAAAACTAAGAAGAAACATGATTAAACAAGTTAAACGTTCATTTAGAAAATCTCGAAGAAAATTATCCTTCACATAA
- a CDS encoding DUF5305 family protein yields MKLLKNLEWTRALQGRKYFDLKEYSMRANTKEPNINKNQMPIKKWALFVIIPILIVSCFVTIKAFMTPTEVTETILENVIKEETNFAYEAEVKRSLLYPEGGTIDPGEHIIKNITKSIPVSINSQVFAEEPVEVAGNYQLNMSITAEGLWKKDFTLEEPVAFNKSSNEVNIINKTYNVDVEKIVSFIEAVEKEIKIGVGSYIIEIKPILDGKIIYKDQTYELNKESVLKFDYSKEQFSLIKDTELEFYNEYAVENTKNIVNELVIFNITLPISGTRIVGLILTLLCVAAMIVVMKDKIANAVKTPEQEKIDKKHKSRIVEIHPSTDLNQFQRIALTAFKQVIQIADDKELPVHKQITSVGETQYFVIDNNLLYFYKVGKGVS; encoded by the coding sequence ATGAAACTTCTAAAAAATCTAGAGTGGACTCGAGCTCTTCAAGGCCGTAAATATTTCGATTTAAAGGAGTATTCTATGCGAGCAAATACAAAAGAACCAAACATAAATAAAAACCAAATGCCCATTAAAAAATGGGCTCTTTTTGTAATTATTCCTATTCTCATAGTATCATGCTTTGTAACTATAAAAGCATTTATGACTCCAACAGAAGTTACTGAAACTATTCTGGAGAACGTCATTAAAGAAGAAACAAATTTTGCTTACGAAGCCGAAGTAAAACGGAGTCTATTGTATCCTGAAGGAGGGACAATAGATCCTGGGGAACATATTATAAAAAATATTACAAAGTCTATACCTGTTTCTATTAATAGTCAGGTATTTGCTGAAGAGCCTGTTGAAGTTGCTGGTAACTACCAATTAAATATGTCAATTACAGCAGAAGGATTATGGAAAAAGGACTTTACTCTCGAAGAGCCTGTAGCATTTAATAAATCTAGTAACGAAGTTAATATAATTAATAAAACCTATAATGTAGATGTTGAAAAAATTGTCTCTTTTATAGAAGCAGTTGAAAAAGAAATTAAAATCGGGGTTGGCTCGTATATTATTGAGATTAAACCGATTCTAGATGGGAAAATCATTTATAAAGACCAGACGTACGAACTTAATAAAGAGTCTGTTCTGAAGTTTGATTATTCCAAGGAGCAGTTTTCTTTAATTAAAGATACAGAATTAGAATTTTACAATGAATATGCAGTAGAGAATACTAAAAACATAGTTAATGAACTAGTAATTTTTAATATAACCTTACCTATTAGTGGAACGAGAATAGTAGGACTTATTCTGACTTTGCTATGTGTAGCTGCCATGATAGTTGTAATGAAGGATAAAATTGCGAATGCTGTAAAGACACCGGAACAAGAGAAAATTGATAAAAAGCATAAAAGTCGTATTGTGGAGATTCACCCAAGCACAGATTTAAACCAGTTCCAAAGAATTGCGTTGACCGCTTTTAAACAAGTTATACAGATTGCTGATGATAAAGAGTTACCAGTTCATAAGCAGATCACTTCTGTAGGAGAAACCCAATATTTCGTTATAGATAATAACCTGCTTTATTTTTATAAGGTAGGTAAAGGAGTGTCCTAA
- a CDS encoding sensor histidine kinase, producing the protein MVLTNPFSYRINSIEPLTKLYRYVSLIITSLFYLVGEPASPIIFKIGVVVALAISSHILVNNVLPKTRFDNNIGLKLCIIVETLGVSLLLIPTGGIESPFIWYALNPILLAASYLSAVSSWVLLIFYNVIAFSTYSILFNSEKLKITQIIKEHSYLFLVFILIAVFMQLFSELTKTIQKKQNELQQANNKLIEVNHESKAAVEHIMSLYQSVESLSNETSLTKLCNEVADYCVKLTSNAGVFVYIHSPQTLIVKSDDNDIKTKIHEYVNSYSGNEELLNDFSNEFVLGKMKSVNIDGVIGVYNQESKGLETTARFVKFLSELVSIIIDRMQVDRISEIFKMTEEKNRLIREIHERVHQLTFSAICSMQALKLNTNKYNDQIVTEEIEAIIKSLKVSIEELRSEVKIVEHNYLQKTLKKYLLNFSNLNEVKVDFKIYGEEDFVSLEVKKNLYQVVRQMTGVSLRYGNATGIQIQIEITKETISLDYEDNGLYENETIEDIQEFNKILSWINDIEGTARTNKNHNSLLLNATIPVNENNDLEVVNI; encoded by the coding sequence ATGGTACTCACGAATCCTTTTTCATACCGAATTAATAGTATTGAACCACTTACAAAGTTATATAGATACGTTTCGCTAATTATTACATCTTTATTTTACTTAGTAGGAGAACCAGCTTCTCCTATTATTTTTAAAATAGGAGTTGTGGTTGCTCTAGCAATATCGAGTCATATATTAGTTAATAATGTTCTACCAAAAACAAGGTTCGATAATAATATTGGCTTAAAACTATGCATTATTGTTGAAACTTTAGGGGTATCATTGCTTTTAATACCTACCGGAGGGATTGAAAGTCCTTTTATATGGTATGCATTAAATCCTATTCTTTTAGCCGCTAGTTACTTATCAGCAGTATCATCGTGGGTGCTACTGATATTTTATAATGTCATAGCTTTCTCTACATACTCGATCCTGTTTAACTCAGAGAAATTAAAAATTACCCAAATAATAAAAGAACATTCTTACTTATTTCTTGTTTTTATTTTAATAGCGGTATTTATGCAGTTATTTTCAGAATTAACTAAAACCATTCAAAAAAAACAAAATGAACTTCAACAAGCAAATAACAAACTTATAGAGGTAAATCACGAGTCCAAAGCTGCAGTTGAACACATTATGTCTTTATACCAATCAGTAGAAAGCTTATCAAATGAGACTAGTTTAACAAAACTTTGTAATGAAGTAGCAGATTATTGTGTGAAATTAACTTCCAATGCTGGAGTATTTGTATATATTCATTCACCTCAAACATTAATAGTAAAAAGTGATGATAATGATATTAAGACGAAGATTCATGAGTATGTTAATAGTTATTCTGGAAATGAAGAACTTCTAAATGATTTTTCAAATGAATTTGTTTTGGGGAAAATGAAATCAGTAAATATTGATGGAGTCATTGGTGTGTATAATCAGGAATCAAAAGGCTTGGAAACTACAGCCAGGTTTGTGAAATTTTTATCAGAGTTAGTTTCTATTATTATTGACCGAATGCAAGTTGATCGAATAAGTGAGATTTTCAAAATGACAGAAGAAAAAAATAGGTTGATAAGAGAGATTCATGAACGCGTTCATCAGTTAACTTTTAGTGCTATTTGTTCCATGCAAGCTTTGAAATTAAACACTAATAAATATAATGACCAAATAGTAACCGAGGAAATAGAAGCGATAATTAAATCTCTTAAAGTAAGTATAGAAGAACTTAGGTCAGAAGTGAAAATAGTCGAGCATAACTATTTGCAAAAAACGTTGAAAAAGTATTTGTTAAACTTCTCCAACTTAAACGAGGTAAAAGTAGATTTTAAAATCTATGGGGAAGAAGATTTTGTTTCATTAGAAGTTAAAAAGAATCTATATCAAGTAGTTAGGCAAATGACGGGAGTATCATTACGTTACGGCAATGCTACAGGAATTCAAATACAAATTGAGATAACTAAAGAAACTATATCGCTAGATTATGAGGACAACGGTTTATATGAAAACGAAACAATAGAAGATATACAAGAATTTAATAAAATACTTAGTTGGATAAACGATATTGAAGGAACAGCACGAACTAACAAAAATCACAATAGTCTCTTGTTGAATGCAACAATCCCAGTAAATGAAAATAATGACTTGGAGGTCGTCAATATATGA
- a CDS encoding HD-GYP domain-containing protein, with protein sequence MLRISVRPRDVSSERVMLVLSTIMTVGALCGSVSMLILNNEYATAIFIGFSIVALFSWGFYFLHHHMLIHYKYSEHISAFFAFVLFFYVAIYDPLQYEHIWIFLLFIPFVLVLLSNMHVFKIWIGIYLVLYMGLVFIDPAITETDFLPIISRVLYGIGASAGGFIIMLHMSAEKQNFKNDNRVQMINHVVKVMYTLIPIVERKTQTTRLEIDETSTLLRKLANKFPNEQIKDWEIELLSLLHYVSRIKWPDYMFEKEGQLSQFEFNVIQDHCYMGTELLGEFEEFERVKNAFQLHHERIDGTGYPERKTGEHIPILAQLLSVVECYTAMIKPRSYRAVLSREEAFAEIMKEKGKAFREDVVDALEIVLQLSMNEKRNHFSEGRGTA encoded by the coding sequence GTGCTTCGAATTTCTGTACGACCAAGGGATGTTAGTTCAGAACGAGTAATGCTTGTACTATCAACTATTATGACCGTTGGCGCATTATGTGGCAGTGTTTCTATGTTAATACTAAACAATGAATATGCTACTGCCATATTCATAGGGTTCTCTATTGTGGCACTTTTTTCATGGGGTTTTTATTTTTTACATCACCATATGCTCATTCATTACAAATACTCTGAACATATCAGTGCATTCTTTGCTTTTGTGTTATTTTTTTATGTTGCGATTTATGATCCACTTCAGTATGAACACATATGGATTTTTCTACTATTTATCCCATTTGTGCTGGTTTTGTTGTCCAATATGCACGTTTTCAAAATATGGATAGGAATTTATCTTGTATTGTATATGGGCCTAGTGTTTATTGATCCAGCAATCACAGAAACTGATTTTTTACCTATTATTAGTCGCGTCTTGTATGGGATTGGGGCCAGTGCTGGTGGGTTTATCATTATGTTACATATGTCTGCGGAAAAGCAAAATTTTAAAAATGATAATCGTGTCCAAATGATTAACCATGTTGTGAAAGTGATGTATACGTTAATACCAATTGTTGAGAGAAAGACCCAGACAACAAGACTAGAAATTGATGAAACAAGTACACTATTAAGAAAGTTAGCAAATAAGTTCCCAAATGAACAAATAAAAGATTGGGAAATCGAGCTATTGTCACTATTGCATTATGTTAGCCGGATAAAATGGCCAGATTACATGTTTGAAAAAGAGGGACAACTTTCTCAATTTGAATTTAATGTCATACAAGATCATTGTTATATGGGGACAGAACTGCTAGGAGAGTTTGAGGAATTTGAACGCGTAAAGAATGCTTTCCAACTTCACCATGAGCGCATTGACGGTACTGGCTATCCAGAACGGAAAACAGGTGAACACATACCTATACTTGCTCAATTACTAAGTGTTGTTGAATGTTATACAGCTATGATCAAGCCCCGGTCATATAGAGCCGTACTTTCTAGAGAAGAGGCTTTCGCGGAAATTATGAAAGAAAAAGGTAAAGCCTTTCGCGAGGATGTAGTTGATGCATTAGAAATCGTATTGCAACTTAGTATGAATGAAAAAAGAAATCACTTTTCGGAAGGGCGTGGTACAGCTTAA
- a CDS encoding response regulator, whose translation MHRLVLADDHQIVRDGLKLILSSTNDYEIVGEASNGKELVKLVHETKPDIVLSDLKMPGPSVIESCINLKATFPDLKIVVLTAFDESEDIYRAVDVGIDGYLMKDTDPKQILNTLNMIMLGYSLFQPKIDRQRKQHATIADDLHMTERELEVFELIIDNLSNAEIAEKLFISEATVKTHVSSILRKTGQPNRSQAVLFALKKGYVKANS comes from the coding sequence TTGCATCGGTTAGTTCTAGCTGACGATCATCAAATTGTTCGAGACGGATTAAAACTTATTTTAAGCAGCACAAATGACTATGAAATCGTAGGGGAAGCAAGCAATGGCAAGGAATTAGTAAAACTTGTTCACGAAACAAAGCCAGATATAGTATTATCCGACTTAAAAATGCCTGGGCCAAGTGTGATAGAAAGCTGTATCAATTTAAAAGCTACCTTTCCCGATTTAAAAATAGTTGTCCTTACAGCGTTTGATGAGAGTGAGGATATATATAGAGCAGTAGATGTAGGGATAGACGGTTATTTAATGAAAGATACGGACCCAAAACAAATACTAAATACCTTAAACATGATTATGTTGGGATACTCGTTGTTTCAACCGAAAATTGACCGACAAAGAAAGCAACATGCTACCATTGCGGACGACTTACATATGACAGAAAGAGAGTTAGAAGTATTCGAGCTAATAATTGATAACTTAAGTAATGCAGAAATTGCTGAAAAATTATTTATTTCCGAAGCAACAGTAAAAACACACGTAAGTAGTATTTTAAGAAAAACTGGTCAACCCAATAGATCACAAGCGGTACTTTTTGCCTTGAAGAAGGGGTATGTGAAAGCAAATAGTTAG
- a CDS encoding sensor histidine kinase: MSQITRELVFYLFGFRWVLLLISFLSYFKDSNEGSLIVVVLCVLNIVYTLALFFMKKPNMHVFISIDLLVNITVLLQTGGTSSPYILYSTTTLVWLLSIRNVKLLFLYNILYFTLLTSLLAYTSQLTNYTAVLIQLFIALGFFIVIQYYSSIIFSMFKNCIHVYKALIRSSVHSVDELIEDMESLIRSVYGVKNAYILINDTNNLYETWDKQYYKRTIQSLNVTEVQKPQPIQIENFAGIKDNYIYFSIKNKNEKIGCIIYEAPKPHRRIYHVFLYFISAFIIQKIQHISLQKKMTTAMQDKVRKKMAQDMHDGLAQQLFFLSAQMFHVKQTIPQDANGEVHDALSNMEEQLKQCHVEVRNYIKELRNDFTNINIMSAIEQMIDRVTKGTSIRVHFETKGWFNHENLEMEQIIYRVIEEAVNNVVKHAKASQLEVMIEVTSLQWTVKVRDNGVGFVQEAPQKRKSYGLVGLQERVESIRGQLMVRSNLNTGTEVVAIIPRERGHDFASVSSS; encoded by the coding sequence AGCACTATTTTTTATGAAGAAACCAAATATGCATGTATTTATCTCAATTGATTTATTAGTTAACATTACTGTACTACTACAAACAGGCGGGACAAGCAGTCCATACATCCTGTACTCCACAACTACCCTAGTCTGGTTGCTTTCAATTCGCAACGTTAAGCTACTATTTCTGTACAACATTTTGTACTTTACTTTACTTACTAGTCTTTTAGCCTACACATCTCAACTTACTAACTATACAGCAGTATTAATACAATTGTTTATTGCACTTGGATTTTTTATTGTCATTCAATATTATAGTTCGATAATATTTAGTATGTTTAAAAATTGTATTCATGTGTACAAAGCTCTAATTCGCTCTTCTGTACACTCTGTAGATGAGCTTATTGAAGATATGGAATCGTTAATAAGAAGTGTGTATGGTGTTAAAAACGCTTACATTTTAATCAATGATACTAATAACCTTTATGAAACATGGGACAAGCAATACTATAAAAGGACCATACAATCACTTAATGTGACAGAAGTGCAAAAGCCACAGCCAATTCAAATAGAGAATTTTGCTGGAATAAAGGATAACTATATTTATTTTTCTATTAAAAATAAAAATGAAAAGATAGGCTGTATCATTTATGAAGCACCAAAGCCGCACAGGCGAATATATCATGTGTTTTTATATTTTATTTCTGCCTTTATCATACAAAAAATTCAGCATATATCTTTACAAAAGAAAATGACGACTGCTATGCAGGATAAGGTGAGAAAGAAAATGGCGCAGGATATGCATGATGGACTTGCCCAACAGTTATTTTTTCTATCTGCACAAATGTTTCATGTTAAGCAAACGATTCCACAAGATGCTAATGGAGAGGTACATGATGCTCTTAGTAATATGGAGGAGCAATTAAAGCAGTGTCATGTAGAAGTGCGAAATTATATTAAAGAGCTTCGAAATGATTTCACAAACATTAACATCATGTCAGCTATAGAGCAAATGATTGATAGAGTTACAAAGGGAACATCAATTAGGGTTCACTTTGAAACAAAAGGTTGGTTTAATCACGAAAACCTCGAAATGGAGCAGATAATATACAGGGTAATTGAAGAGGCCGTTAACAATGTGGTAAAGCATGCCAAAGCTAGTCAATTAGAAGTAATGATAGAAGTAACCTCTTTACAATGGACTGTTAAAGTAAGAGACAATGGCGTTGGATTTGTGCAAGAAGCACCTCAAAAACGAAAAAGTTATGGTCTTGTTGGGCTTCAGGAAAGAGTGGAAAGCATAAGAGGGCAATTGATGGTTCGCTCCAACCTGAACACAGGTACAGAAGTTGTTGCAATCATTCCAAGGGAAAGGGGACATGACTTTGCATCGGTTAGTTCTAGCTGA